Proteins from a genomic interval of Dama dama isolate Ldn47 chromosome 1, ASM3311817v1, whole genome shotgun sequence:
- the ZPR1 gene encoding zinc finger protein ZPR1, with amino-acid sequence MSAGGAVEPGLPAAAAAPSPAPARDPGPGHLFRPISAEDEEQQPTEIESLCMNCYRNGMTRLLLTKIPFFREIIVSSFSCEHCGWNNTEIQSAGRIQDQGVRYTLTVRAQEDMDREVVKTDSATTRIPELDFEIPAFSQKGALTTVEGLISRAISGLEQDQPTRRANEEAVAERIDEFIAKLKELKQVASPFTLIIDDPSGNSFVENPHAPRKDDALVITHYNRTLQQEEMLGLQAEAPEEKPEEEDIRNEVLQFNTNCPECNAPAQTNMKLVQIPHFKEVIIMATNCENCGHRTNEVKSGGAVEPLGTRITFHITDPSDMTRDLLKSETCSVEIPELEFELGMAVLGGKFTTLEGMLKDIRELVTKNPFTLGDSSSPGQTEKLQEFSQKLDQILEGILKAHFIMDDPAGNSYLQNVYAPEDDPEMKVEHYKRTFDQNEELGLNDMKTEGYETGLPAQR; translated from the exons ATGTCGGCCGGTGGGGCTGTGGAGCCTGGGCTCCCGGCGGCGGCTGCCGCTCCCTCGCCCGCCCCGGCTCGGGATCCCGGGCCGGGGCACTTGTTCCGGCCTATCAGTGCTGAGGACGAGGAGCAGCAGCCCACTGAGATCGAGTCGCTGTGCATGAACTGCTACCGCAAT GGCATGACGCGCCTCCTGCTCACCAAGATCCCCTTCTTCAGAGAAATAATCGTGAGCTCCTTTTCCTGCGAGCACTGTGGCTGGAACAACACGGAGATCCAGTCGGCGGGCAGGATCCAGGACCAGGGAGTGCGCTACACTTTGACTGTCAGGGCTCAGGAG GACATGGATAGAGAAGTAGTGAAGACTGACTCTGCCACCACTAGGATCCCAGAGCTGGATTTTGAAATTCCTGCCTTCAGCCAGAAAGGAG CTCTGACTACTGTTGAAGGATTGATCAGCCGTGCTATCTCTGGCCTGGAGCAGGATCAGCCCACTCGAAGG GCGAACGAAGAAGCCGTGGCTGAAAGAATTGATGAATTCATTGCCAAACTGAAAGAGCTAAAGCAAGTGGCCTCTCCTTTCACATTA ATCATTGATGATCCCTCAGGAAACAGCTTTGTGGAAAACCCACATGCTCCCCGGAAAGATGATGCCCTGGTGATCACACACTATAATCGGACTCTGCAGCAGGAGGAAATGCTGGGGCTCCAG GCAGAGGCACCAGAAGAGAAGCCAGAAGAGGAAGATATCAGAAACGAA GTGCTCCAGTTCAACACTAATTGCCCAGAATGCAATGCTCCAGCCCAGACTAACATGAAGCTAGTTC AAATCCCTCACTTTAAGGAGGTTATCATCATGGCTACCAACTGTGAGAACTGCGGCCATCGGACCAATGAG GTGAAATCTGGAGGAGCTGTGGAGCCCTTGGGCACCAGGATCACCTTCCACATCACTGATCCCTCAGATATGACCAGAGATCTGCTCAAG TCTGAGACATGCAGTGTGGAAATcccagagctggaatttgaactggGAATGGCTGTCCTTGGGGGCAAGTTCACCACACTGGAGGGGATGCTGAAAGACATCCGGGAACTG GTAACCAAGAACCCTTTCACACTGGGTGACAGCTCCAGTCCTGGCCAGACGGAGAAACTGCAGGAGTTTAGTCAGAAGTTGGACCAG ATCCTCGAGGGTATTTTGAAGGCTCATTTTATTATGGATGATCCAGCAGGAAACAGCTACTTGCAG AATGTGTATGCACCTGAAGATGATCCTGAGATGAAGGTAGAGCATTATAAGCGCACATTTGACCAAAACGAGGAGCTGGGGCTCAACGACATGAAGACAGAGGGCTATGAGACAGGGCTGCCTGCCCAGCGGTAG
- the APOA5 gene encoding apolipoprotein A-V, whose protein sequence is MASMAAVLTWALALLSVLSATEARKGFWDYFSQSSGDKGKVEQQQKLAREPTSLKDRLEPDLSDMDKFLEKLGPLNGQGREPLGLPRDRVGMWQQLQEELEEVRARLEPYMAEVHERVGWNLEGLRRQLQPYTVELMEQVALRVHELQQQLRVVGEGTKAQLLGGVDEARGLLRELQNRVAHHTGRVKALFHPYAERLVSGIGHHVQELHRSVAPHAIASPERLSRCVQMLSRKLTLKAKALHERIQQNLDQLREELSAFAGARADDAEEAAQPDPQVLSQEVRQRLQAFRHDTFRQIAAFTHAIDRETEQVQQQLAPPPPGHSAFAPEFLQADRGKARGELQARLDDLWEDINYSLRDHSPGHRGEP, encoded by the exons ATGGCAAGCATGGCTGCAGTTCTGACCTGGGCTCTGGCCCTCCTCTCAG tGCTTTCAGCCACGGAGGCACGGAAAGGCTTCTGGGACTACTTCAGCCAGAGCAGCGGGGACAAAGGCAAGGTGGAGCAGCAGCAGAAGCTGGCACGAGAGCCCAC gagCCTGAAAGACAGACTTGAGCCAGACCTCAGCGATATGGACAAGTTTCTGGAAAAGTTGGGCCCTCTGAACGGGCAGGGGAGGGAGCCTCTCGGGCTCCCACGCGACCGGGTGGGGATGTGGCAGCAGCtgcaggaggagctggaggaggtgcGGGCGCGTCTGGAGCCCTACATGGCGGAGGTGCATGAGCGCGTGGGCTGGAACCTGGAGGGCCTGCGGCGGCAGTTGCAGCCCTACACGGTGGAGCTGATGGAGCAGGTGGCCCTGCGCGTGCACGAGCTGCAGCAGCAGTTGCGCGTGGTCGGAGAGGGCACCAAAGCCCAGCTGCTGGGGGGCGTGGACGAGGCGCGGGGCCTGCTGCGGGAGCTGCAGAACCGCGTGGCGCACCACACCGGCCGCGTCAAGGCGCTCTTCCACCCCTACGCCGAGCGCCTGGTGTCCGGCATCGGGCACCACGTCCAGGAGCTGCACCGGAGCGTGGCGCCGCACGCCATCGCCAGCCCCGAGCGCCTCAGCCGCTGCGTGCAGATGCTCTCGCGCAAGCTCACGCTCAAGGCCAAGGCCTTGCACGAGCGCATCCAGCAGAACCTAGACCAGCTGCGCGAGGAGCTCAGCGCCTTTGCTGGCGCCCGCGCCGACGATGCGGAGGAAGCAGCTCAACCGGATCCCCAGGTGCTGTCCCAGGAGGTGCGCCAACGACTCCAGGCTTTCCGCCATGACACCTTCCGGCAGATTGCCGCCTTCACTCACGCCATTGACCGAGAGACCGAGCAGGTCCAGCAGCAGCTGGCACCGCCCCCGCCAGGCCACAGTGCCTTTGCCCCGGAGTTCCTCCAAGCCGACAGAGGCAAGGCCCGGGGCGAGCTGCAGGCCCGCCTCGACGATCTGTGGGAAGACATCAACTACAGCCTTCGCGACCATAGTCCGGGCCATCGGGGAGAGCCCTGA